The Acanthochromis polyacanthus isolate Apoly-LR-REF ecotype Palm Island chromosome 16, KAUST_Apoly_ChrSc, whole genome shotgun sequence genome segment AATATTTTCATAATTATATGATGACTGTATCCAACCTCACTACAAATATGACTCACTCACAGGTCTTTACCCTGGTTGCGTTGATTGAGTTGTATGAGTGAAGGCCAGTCAGAAGTTGGCATCAGACATAAAAGGTTCATCCTCATTAATGTTCAACAGAAACTGTCAGCTGACTCTCTTTGGCCTGCTTGATATAATGATGAAGTTTCTGCCAACCTGCACCACAGAGGACCTTATCGGTAAGCACCAACATCATTGAAATATGCTGAGTGTTTGCATCAATTCTAACCACTTGGAATTGAATCTCAGAAGTAAATCACAGTTTAGATTGAAGcttctgtgtttatttcactGTTAACATGATGAATGATGTAAAAAGATTTCAGTGActgcttcttttattattctcaTTACATACAACATTCTAAAATATCTGCTGTCTTTTTATTCCTCTCTGTACTTTGTTTGCTTTTAACCTATCATGGTTAAACTCCAATTACAGTTCACTCCTTCTGGTTTTCTTTTCATACTAACAGGCTGTAAAGATGCGTGGGATCTTTGCTAACTGTGTCCTGGCAGCACTGCTGCTGGCTGGAACCTGGGCagaccaccaccagaaccaccacgCTGACTTTGCCTTTGccctgtacaaaaacctgaatgCCAAGACTCAGGCCGGAAAGAACATCTTCTACTCACCACTGGGCATCTCCACCGCCCTGTCCATGCTGTCTACAGGGGCTGGAGGTGACACCCACAGCCAGCTGTTCTCCACTCTGGGCTACGGCGCCTTAAACCAGAGTCAGGTCAATGAAGGCTTCCAGCATTTTTTCCACATGCTTGGCCACAGCCAGGAGAACCAGAAGCTGGATATTGGTAACGCTGTTGTATTGCGCGCTGGTTTCAATCCTTCTGAGAATTTCTTGAAAGAAATCAAAGATTACTACTCCGGCCACATCTTCAATGTTGACTTAATCAAACCTGCTGAGGCTGTAGCCGAGATCAATGCGTACATCAGTAATAAAACCCATGACAGAATCAAAGATATGGTGAAGGACTTGGACCAGGACATGGCTATGATGctcattaactatgtctacttTAAAGGTAAGAAGCAAGTTGAAAGTCTGTGTCTTAATGTGTAGTTTACCAAGAGGTtaggacacaaacacatgaaaaatcaGTCAGCTGGAATGACCTGAACATGATGCATGAAGGTTGGGAAGCAAACTGTGATATAATTTGTTCTGACATATTTACATGACTGTCATCATCCCCTCTCCACTGTCTCATATAGGAGAATGGGAGGAGCGCTTCATCAAATTCTTGACACGCAAAGCAGACTTCCATGTGGACGACACCACCAAAGTTCAGGTGGACATGATGACAGGAAGAGGAAACTACGACATCTACAATGATGCTGACAACCACACTACCATCATCATGGTCCCGTACAAAGGAAGCACCTCCATGATGATCGTTCTGCCTGATAAAGGCAAGATGAAGGAGGTGGAGGGATACATCAGCAAGGAACACCTCAGACACTGGAGAAACTCAGTATCCCAGCGGTAAGAGGAATCACATTCTCTTTTGAATTCAGCTGCCTGGTTGTAGATACAGTGTGTTGCAGACAGAGAGAACATTGCACTTCTGATAATGATTGAGGAATTGTTGACTGGATCAGATAAATTTAATTTGCTTGAATGTGTTCATGGTTTAACTTGATGGCAAAAGCAGGAATTTCACTGTCTGACATCGAtaatgttctttgttttttcagctCATTTCTCTTGTATTTGCCAAAATTTTCCATCTCTGTTGCTGCTTGTCTGGGAGACACATTGAAAGAATTGGGCATAACCAAAGCTTTTGAGGACAATGCTGATTTCTCTGGGATATCGGATGAGACTATGCTCAAAGTCTCAAAGGTAGGAGTTCATTTTTATTCGGAGATTTTTATGGAACAACCACAAATTAGCACTGATCTCcctttgctttgttttccacAGGTTTCCCACATGGCTTCGCTGAGTGTCACCGAGACGGGAACAGAGGCAGCAGCCGTCACCATCCCTCAGGTGATGGTAGTGAGCGCGCTACCACATGTCGTAATTGACCGGCCCTTCTTGGTTTTTATCATGGAGAGGTCCGCTAGGAGCATCCTCTTCATGGGCAAGATCAGTAACCCAACACTCATGTAAACCTGTACACTAGTGAAATGAGAATCATGATCAACAGTATCACCATGAGGATCCTATACTGATGCTGTAGTACTTGTATATTTACTTGTACCTGCGTATCTTTGCAGGGCACTCTACAAAAATACTATTAAAGAACACATTCTCGAAAATGTTTCAGTGGTTTTCCATGTAGGCGCTATCGATAATACAGGCGCGTCCTTGCAGCatgaaatagacaaaaaaatgtgatatcAAACACAAAATTGATGCATCTGtgattaaatacattttctcaaTTTGGTCATCAACTACATTCACTTTGCAGCTTTATCCAGCAGCTAATTCCGTGCAGTTTAACAGTTAAGTTCTGACTGGTATTACCACAGACAGAGGTTGTGTAACCCGATGGACATCAGCCTCACATGACTCTTCGCCCTCTGACGAGTCAACACAGGAGTTGCTGCAGAGTATTTACACAATCAGTACCCATAAACTTTGTCTCCCGTGTCAGCCCCCACACACTGACttctgaaaaacaagaaaacatgagTAAGACGTGTCTGAATCAGAAAGCTGAGTGGGCAGCTCTTTAGAAGTACTAAAACCCTCCCAATCTGTCTAGTCTGCTGAGCAtgaagagctgctgctgagaaatgAGCAGCGGTGAGCAGTGTTGCTGCTTGTACATGTACAAACATGGGACAAACTCAAGAAACATCCTGAACCCTTGACCCCTACAGGGAAATCTGTTGGCTTCGGTATGTTGTGGGCGGCATTTTTCTGGCAGGAAGGGTCAGTACAAATCAATAAGAAGTTGTTCTGGGTGACCACCTTTacattttgatgaaacatttccatcCTCATGGGATAGAAATGTTGGGTGACGATGCCTGTGTCCAAATGACGCAAAGGATCACCAAATAGTTTGATGACATACAAGTGAGTCATACGCTATGGCCTTCGCAGTTCTCACATCTCAACCCAACTGAACACCTGTGGGACATTTTAGATTGATATATTAGTCAGAATTTTCCACCACCATGACCTAATCTTTTGGGAAAATGTTGTCTTTCCCTCCAGACTTCCAGAGATTTAGAGAATCAATGCTAAAGAGAATTGAAGCTGTTCCAGCAGCGCCCAGTGGCCCAGTACCTCATTACGTTTGAGAA includes the following:
- the LOC110961822 gene encoding alpha-1-antitrypsin homolog, producing MRGIFANCVLAALLLAGTWADHHQNHHADFAFALYKNLNAKTQAGKNIFYSPLGISTALSMLSTGAGGDTHSQLFSTLGYGALNQSQVNEGFQHFFHMLGHSQENQKLDIGNAVVLRAGFNPSENFLKEIKDYYSGHIFNVDLIKPAEAVAEINAYISNKTHDRIKDMVKDLDQDMAMMLINYVYFKGEWEERFIKFLTRKADFHVDDTTKVQVDMMTGRGNYDIYNDADNHTTIIMVPYKGSTSMMIVLPDKGKMKEVEGYISKEHLRHWRNSVSQRSFLLYLPKFSISVAACLGDTLKELGITKAFEDNADFSGISDETMLKVSKVSHMASLSVTETGTEAAAVTIPQVMVVSALPHVVIDRPFLVFIMERSARSILFMGKISNPTLM